A genomic segment from Acyrthosiphon pisum isolate AL4f chromosome A3, pea_aphid_22Mar2018_4r6ur, whole genome shotgun sequence encodes:
- the LOC100162497 gene encoding uncharacterized protein LOC100162497 precursor, producing the protein MRTSHLYVLLISALVVQISSETADLEKILNRILSSSFDLAAKPITDLINEVPMKPDAEKFLNEFTWKLKRFMEQTQEELFNMIPKTERENTKKAIGYLSMYMSGAFSAAQKKVTNVSNKSFDALPDNIKTKLLDIGNDIDDFLKRIRGFNDFNDPKTSQKTSK; encoded by the exons ATGAGGACGTCACATCTTTACGTTTTGTTAATATCGGCATTGGTAGTTCag ATTTCCTCTGAAACTGCTgatctagaaaaaatattaaaccgtATTCTATCATCTTCGTTTGACCTTGCAGCAAAACCCATCACCGATTTAATAAATGAAGTACCAATGAAACCAGATGCAGAAAAATTCTTGAACGAATTCACATGGAAATTAAAGCGGTTTATGGAACAAACCCAAGAG gagttatttaatatgataccaAAAACCGAGagagaaaatacaaaaaaagcgATTGGATACTTGTCAATGTATATGTCGGGAGCATTTTCAGCAGCACAGAAAAAAGTAACAAATGTATCGAACAAATCTTTTGATGCATTACCggataatattaaaaccaaattaCTTGACATAGGAAATGATATTGATGACTTCTTAAAAAGAATAAGG ggttttaatgattttaatgatCCAAAAACATCACAAAAAACatccaaataa
- the LOC100160479 gene encoding uncharacterized protein LOC100160479 isoform X1: MKTSNVCVLVISALVVQVSSEEVTELDKMAVNLFHSLVDILEIPYRKIENIVNPTEAGLKKEPFLEDLTIKLKRKKEEIEKTYMESLSPEIRELEKKRLSEYVNTSQKIVKSIQDSNKMARSMINAYFTNLPKNVQSKLIGLGQDLNNILHKLKELSKNGSSEA, from the exons ATGAAGACATCAAATGTTTGTGTTCTCGTCATATCGGCGTTAGTGGTCCAG GTTTCTTCTGAGGAGGTTACTGAGCTCGATAAAATGGCAGTCAATTTGTTCCATTCTTTAGTTGATATTTTGGAAATACCATAtaggaaaattgaaaacattgtaAATCCAACAGAAGCGGgtttaaaaaaagaaccatTTTTAGAAGATCTTACAATCAAACTTAAACGGAAGAAGGAAGAAATTGAAAag acttaCATGGAATCGCTGTCACCGGAAATTAGAGAATTGGAAAAGAAGAGATTAAGCGAATATGTCAATACGTCgcaaaaaatagttaaatcaattCAAGATTCTAATAAAATGGCCAGAAGTATGATAAATGCATATTTCACCAACCTACCAAAAAATGTCCAGAGCAAATTAATTGGGTTGGGGCAagacctaaataatattttacacaaattaaag gAATTGTCCAAAAATGGTTCTTCAGAggcttaa
- the LOC100160479 gene encoding uncharacterized protein LOC100160479 precursor (The RefSeq protein has 1 frameshift compared to this genomic sequence) yields the protein MKTSNVCVLVISALVVQVSSEEVTELDKMAVNLFHSLVDILEIPYRKIENIVNPTEAGLKKEPFLEDLTIKLKRKKEEIEKTYMESLSPEIRELEKKRLSEYVNTSQKIVKSIQDSNKMARSMINAYFTNLPKMSRAN from the exons ATGAAGACATCAAATGTTTGTGTTCTCGTCATATCGGCGTTAGTGGTCCAG GTTTCTTCTGAGGAGGTTACTGAGCTCGATAAAATGGCAGTCAATTTGTTCCATTCTTTAGTTGATATTTTGGAAATACCATAtaggaaaattgaaaacattgtaAATCCAACAGAAGCGGgtttaaaaaaagaaccatTTTTAGAAGATCTTACAATCAAACTTAAACGGAAGAAGGAAGAAATTGAAAag acttaCATGGAATCGCTGTCACCGGAAATTAGAGAATTGGAAAAGAAGAGATTAAGCGAATATGTCAATACGTCgcaaaaaatagttaaatcaattCAAGATTCTAATAAAATGGCCAGAAGTATGATAAATGCATATTTCACCAACCTACCAAAAA TGTCCAGAGCAAATTAA